One window of the Helicobacter sp. 12S02232-10 genome contains the following:
- a CDS encoding chemotaxis protein CheW, with protein sequence MSNNKTLKDIFDKQKETTQHATRQEEIEDILQVIGFIVGNEEFAVPILNVIEIVKPIEYTRVPGTPNYVLGVFNLRGNVFPLINLRLKFGIPAAKQDKDTRYLVVRHNDQIAGFVIDKLTEAIRIKKSDIDPVPETLAEQDNLMYGVGKREDRLVTILKIETLLKRDF encoded by the coding sequence ATGAGCAATAACAAAACATTAAAAGATATTTTTGACAAACAAAAAGAAACAACTCAGCACGCCACTCGACAAGAAGAAATTGAAGATATCCTTCAAGTCATTGGCTTTATCGTTGGTAACGAAGAGTTTGCCGTCCCTATTTTAAATGTTATTGAGATTGTAAAACCCATAGAATACACAAGAGTTCCAGGAACCCCTAATTATGTTCTAGGAGTTTTTAATCTCAGGGGTAATGTGTTTCCATTGATAAATCTACGATTAAAATTTGGAATTCCTGCAGCCAAACAAGATAAAGACACCCGTTATTTGGTTGTGCGACACAATGATCAAATTGCAGGTTTTGTTATTGATAAGCTCACTGAAGCGATTCGGATCAAAAAATCAGATATTGACCCTGTCCCAGAAACCCTTGCCGAACAAGACAATTTAATGTATGGGGTAGGTAAAAGAGAAGATAGGCTTGTAACTATTCTTAAAATAGAAACACTTTTAAAAAGGGATTTTTAG
- a CDS encoding chemotaxis protein CheW — translation MDDMQEIMEDFLIEAFEMIEQLDQDLVELENNPEDLELLNRIFRVAHTIKGSSSFLNFDTLTHLTHNMEDVLNKARKGELKLTPDIMDVVLQSIDLMKALLVKIRDAGTDSNSGIDISDTVKKLQAISSEQSNDKTSSQPQEVQSSSSEASSPEPQNPLADEPELDYANMSAQEVEAEIQRLLQKRQEADKQKRSQKKKDNVSEDIQAPREPTEPQSKKEEPKKSAQPKKPEPTKPKTDENKSPSTGVEQTVRVDVRRLDHLMNLIGELVLGKNRLIRIYGDVEERYDGEKFLEELNQVVSSISTVTTDLQLAVMKTRMQPVGKVFNKFPRMVRDLSRELGKSIDLVITGEETELDKSIVEEIGDPLIHIIRNSCDHGIETPEERKQAGKEETGKVELKAYNEGNHIVIEIADDGKGLDADMLKQKAIEKGVITEREADSMSDKEAFGIIFKPGFSTAKNISNVSGRGVGMDVVKTNIEKLNGIIEVESEKGVGTTEKLKIPLTLAIIQALLVGVQEEYYAIPLSSVLETVRVSQDEIYTVDGKSVLRLRDEVLSLVRLADIFKVDSILETMNEVYVVIVGLADQKIGVIVDYLIGQEEVVIKSLGYYLKSTTGIAGATVRGDGKITLIVDVGAMMEMAKNVKVSINKLIDEAEASKIKNSPSDYVILAIDDSSTDRAIMKKCLKPLGVTILEAANGLEGLEIVKNGDKMPDAVLVDIEMPRMDGYTFAAEVRKYNKFKNLPLIAVTSRTSKTDRMRGVESGMTEYITKPYTAEYLVNVVKRNIKLNIDGVTNEQ, via the coding sequence ATGGATGATATGCAAGAAATAATGGAAGATTTTTTAATTGAAGCATTCGAAATGATCGAACAGCTTGATCAGGATTTAGTCGAGCTTGAAAATAATCCTGAAGATTTAGAGCTTTTAAATCGAATTTTCAGGGTTGCCCATACTATCAAAGGCTCAAGCTCCTTTTTAAATTTTGATACTCTCACTCATTTAACGCATAATATGGAAGATGTCCTCAATAAGGCTAGAAAAGGTGAGCTTAAGCTCACCCCCGATATTATGGATGTCGTATTGCAATCCATTGATTTAATGAAAGCCCTCTTGGTAAAAATTAGAGATGCAGGGACAGACTCAAACAGCGGTATTGATATTTCTGATACAGTTAAAAAACTTCAGGCGATTTCAAGCGAGCAATCAAATGATAAAACATCTTCCCAACCCCAAGAAGTTCAATCTTCATCTTCTGAGGCAAGCTCACCAGAACCACAAAATCCATTAGCAGATGAACCTGAACTTGATTATGCCAATATGAGCGCTCAAGAAGTCGAGGCAGAAATTCAAAGATTGCTTCAAAAAAGACAAGAGGCGGACAAACAAAAACGCTCTCAAAAGAAAAAAGATAATGTCTCAGAAGATATTCAGGCTCCTCGCGAGCCCACCGAGCCCCAATCTAAAAAAGAAGAACCCAAAAAATCAGCTCAACCCAAAAAACCCGAGCCCACCAAACCAAAAACAGACGAAAATAAATCTCCATCAACAGGCGTTGAACAAACCGTAAGAGTTGATGTGCGACGATTAGACCATTTAATGAATCTGATTGGGGAACTAGTTCTTGGAAAAAATAGATTGATTCGGATTTATGGGGACGTAGAAGAACGATACGACGGAGAAAAATTCCTTGAAGAGCTCAATCAGGTTGTATCTTCTATTTCCACTGTGACCACAGATCTCCAACTTGCTGTAATGAAAACAAGAATGCAGCCTGTAGGAAAAGTTTTTAATAAATTCCCAAGAATGGTGCGAGACCTTTCTAGAGAACTCGGCAAAAGCATTGATTTAGTCATTACTGGGGAAGAGACAGAATTAGACAAATCCATTGTAGAAGAAATCGGCGATCCCCTCATCCATATCATCAGAAATTCCTGCGATCACGGGATTGAAACTCCAGAAGAAAGAAAGCAAGCAGGCAAAGAAGAGACAGGAAAAGTGGAGCTTAAAGCTTACAATGAAGGAAATCATATTGTCATTGAAATTGCTGATGATGGGAAGGGTCTAGATGCAGATATGCTCAAACAAAAAGCCATTGAAAAAGGAGTAATCACCGAGAGAGAAGCCGACAGTATGAGTGACAAAGAAGCATTCGGGATTATATTCAAACCTGGTTTTTCAACAGCTAAAAACATTTCAAATGTCTCAGGAAGAGGCGTTGGAATGGATGTGGTCAAAACCAACATTGAAAAACTCAATGGAATTATCGAAGTAGAATCCGAAAAAGGCGTAGGAACAACAGAAAAATTAAAAATTCCTCTTACGCTAGCAATTATTCAGGCTCTGCTTGTTGGGGTTCAGGAAGAATATTATGCGATTCCTCTTTCATCAGTTCTTGAGACCGTTCGAGTCAGTCAAGATGAAATTTACACTGTCGATGGCAAAAGTGTCTTAAGACTAAGAGATGAAGTTTTGTCTCTAGTGCGTTTAGCTGATATTTTTAAAGTCGATTCCATCTTGGAAACAATGAATGAGGTCTATGTCGTAATCGTCGGTTTAGCCGATCAAAAAATCGGCGTTATTGTGGATTATCTTATCGGTCAAGAAGAAGTTGTTATAAAATCTTTGGGTTATTATCTCAAAAGCACCACAGGAATTGCAGGAGCAACAGTGAGGGGAGATGGAAAAATCACTCTTATTGTAGATGTGGGAGCGATGATGGAAATGGCAAAAAATGTCAAAGTCAGCATTAACAAGCTCATTGATGAAGCTGAGGCTTCAAAGATTAAAAACTCTCCTAGCGACTATGTAATCCTTGCTATTGATGATAGCAGCACTGATCGCGCCATTATGAAAAAATGCCTCAAACCTTTAGGGGTAACTATACTTGAAGCTGCCAATGGATTGGAAGGTCTTGAGATTGTTAAGAATGGGGACAAAATGCCTGATGCCGTTCTTGTAGATATAGAAATGCCTAGAATGGACGGCTATACGTTTGCAGCCGAAGTCAGAAAATACAATAAATTTAAAAATTTGCCCCTCATTGCAGTTACAAGTAGAACAAGCAAAACAGACCGTATGAGAGGCGTGGAATCAGGAATGACAGAATATATCACAAAACCCTATACTGCAGAATACCTTGTCAATGTGGTCAAACGCAATATAAAACTCAATATAGACGGAGTAACCAATGAGCAATAA
- a CDS encoding chemotaxis protein CheV, with protein MTNNDPKLSSNEIELIDFRIFETRENGFYERIYGINVAKVQEIIKMPEIFELPSSLDYVVGVFDLRSTIIPLVDLSKWIGIASSDNNQQKTVIITEFNNIKIGFIVHCAKRIRRISWQNIEPAHFNSSSVIEREKITGITRIEDDKTLLILDLESIIDDLDLHQENNKKSMSFTPKIKFNGIVLFLDDSNAARKMIRKNLIEMGFKIIEAIDGEDGITKLEKLYEEFGDNLSDHLKLIISDVEMPKMDGFHFLSQVHQDNRFSNIPVIFNSSICDKYSAEKAKSLGAEAYLVKFDADRFYDEISKILS; from the coding sequence TTGACAAATAACGATCCAAAATTAAGCTCAAATGAGATCGAACTGATCGACTTTAGAATATTTGAAACACGGGAAAATGGATTCTATGAAAGGATTTATGGCATCAATGTTGCCAAAGTCCAAGAGATTATCAAAATGCCTGAAATTTTTGAATTACCTTCAAGCCTAGATTATGTAGTGGGTGTTTTTGACTTAAGATCTACTATTATTCCCTTGGTTGATCTGTCAAAATGGATAGGGATTGCTTCTAGCGACAATAATCAACAAAAAACTGTCATCATCACAGAATTCAACAATATAAAAATAGGTTTTATCGTCCATTGTGCCAAACGTATCCGTCGTATTAGTTGGCAAAATATCGAACCAGCTCATTTTAATTCTTCTAGCGTCATAGAAAGAGAAAAAATCACAGGAATAACAAGAATTGAAGATGATAAAACGCTTTTGATACTTGACTTAGAAAGTATCATAGACGATCTTGATCTCCACCAAGAAAATAATAAAAAATCAATGAGTTTTACACCAAAAATCAAATTTAATGGTATAGTTTTGTTTTTAGACGATAGCAATGCAGCTAGAAAAATGATCAGAAAAAACCTTATAGAAATGGGCTTTAAAATAATAGAAGCCATTGATGGAGAAGACGGCATAACAAAATTAGAGAAACTTTATGAAGAATTTGGCGACAATCTCTCCGATCACTTAAAATTGATTATATCGGATGTAGAAATGCCTAAAATGGATGGTTTTCATTTTTTATCTCAGGTTCATCAAGACAATAGATTTTCAAACATACCAGTAATTTTTAATTCCTCAATCTGCGACAAATATAGTGCAGAAAAAGCTAAAAGTCTTGGAGCTGAAGCTTATTTGGTAAAATTTGACGCGGACAGATTTTATGATGAAATTTCAAAAATCTTAAGCTAA
- a CDS encoding metallophosphoesterase, with product MYSKNPPMTKTESQVPIIKDGALFIADSHYMDSDYRFFNFVRKLILSPPKQVFLMGDIFHLLIGHLPSSQKQNFPLISLINELSDKTEIFYFEGNHDFGIDSFLLPKVKLYPRSLQPALFIWKEKRFLLAHGDIFLTRSYDFYIRTLNNPITLSFLKILDRLSFGIIYGAIAKKICQKSIKPLQINEKVFKKFSLERFQKYSKFAKKNNLGSIDGIIEGHFHIGKNLKHYISLPSFYCQKSAFIIQSNEIANIME from the coding sequence TTGTATTCCAAAAATCCCCCGATGACAAAAACAGAATCCCAAGTACCTATCATTAAAGACGGCGCCCTTTTTATTGCTGATTCCCACTATATGGATTCAGATTACAGATTTTTCAATTTTGTACGAAAACTCATCCTTTCTCCGCCGAAACAAGTTTTTTTAATGGGGGATATTTTCCATCTCTTAATCGGACATCTCCCTTCTAGTCAAAAACAAAACTTTCCTTTGATTTCTTTGATCAATGAGCTAAGTGATAAAACCGAAATATTTTATTTTGAAGGAAATCACGATTTTGGAATTGACAGCTTTTTACTTCCAAAAGTCAAACTTTATCCCCGTTCCTTGCAGCCTGCTCTTTTTATTTGGAAAGAAAAGCGCTTTCTTTTAGCACACGGGGATATTTTTCTTACAAGAAGTTATGATTTTTATATCCGCACACTAAATAATCCAATTACCCTTAGTTTTTTAAAGATTCTTGATAGATTGAGTTTTGGAATCATTTATGGCGCGATTGCAAAAAAAATCTGTCAAAAATCCATTAAACCACTGCAAATAAATGAGAAAGTTTTTAAAAAATTCAGTTTAGAAAGATTCCAAAAATATTCCAAATTTGCAAAAAAAAATAATCTAGGCTCTATAGACGGAATTATCGAGGGACATTTTCATATAGGAAAAAATCTGAAGCACTATATCTCTTTGCCTTCTTTTTATTGCCAAAAAAGCGCTTTTATTATACAATCAAATGAAATAGCAAATATAATGGAGTGA
- the argC gene encoding N-acetyl-gamma-glutamyl-phosphate reductase produces the protein MRKIPVGILGVSGYTGLELIKILLEHPVFEISYIGNSQGTQKLSEIHPCLEGIFEIPVLKANAKEVAQNCELVFLALPHKSSMEFAKEILEYGVKVVDLSADYRLKRENYEQNYQTTHIDPHNLTRAVYGLVEYAREEIKSASLIANPGCYPTATLLALLPFLPFLDQTSVFVDAKSGVSGAGKKLSDNTHYPNINENLFSYSPLSHRHQVEIEEKCEFFAGKALQVNFVPHLVPLNQGMLVSVFGRLKKEINPIEILYKRYQKEDFIRIRSQSVEIKNVRGTNFCDIFATNRGKDIYINAAIDNLLRGASSQAVVNANLMCGLKEDLCIPKIPR, from the coding sequence ATGCGTAAAATTCCTGTGGGAATTCTTGGAGTTAGTGGCTATACCGGACTAGAATTGATAAAAATTCTTTTAGAACATCCTGTTTTTGAAATCTCTTATATTGGGAATTCACAAGGAACTCAAAAACTATCTGAAATTCATCCCTGTCTTGAGGGCATATTTGAAATACCTGTTCTCAAAGCAAATGCAAAAGAAGTCGCACAAAATTGCGAACTTGTTTTTTTAGCCCTCCCGCACAAAAGTTCAATGGAATTTGCCAAAGAAATACTAGAATATGGGGTAAAGGTCGTTGATCTCTCTGCAGATTATCGGCTTAAACGCGAAAATTACGAACAAAATTACCAAACTACCCACATTGATCCCCATAATCTCACTCGCGCTGTTTATGGACTAGTCGAATATGCAAGAGAAGAAATAAAAAGCGCTTCTTTAATTGCAAATCCTGGTTGCTATCCTACAGCCACATTATTGGCATTATTGCCTTTTTTGCCTTTTTTAGACCAAACAAGCGTATTTGTCGATGCTAAAAGCGGAGTAAGCGGAGCGGGAAAAAAACTGAGCGATAATACCCATTACCCAAACATCAATGAAAATCTATTCAGCTATTCCCCACTCTCCCATCGCCATCAAGTTGAAATCGAGGAAAAATGTGAATTTTTCGCAGGCAAAGCCCTGCAAGTTAATTTTGTTCCTCATTTAGTCCCCTTGAATCAAGGAATGCTTGTGAGTGTCTTTGGCAGACTCAAAAAAGAAATCAATCCGATTGAAATTCTATATAAACGTTATCAAAAAGAAGATTTCATTCGCATCAGAAGCCAAAGCGTAGAGATAAAAAATGTACGTGGAACTAACTTTTGTGATATATTTGCTACCAATAGAGGAAAAGATATTTACATCAATGCAGCTATAGACAACCTTTTGCGAGGTGCAAGCTCCCAAGCTGTAGTGAATGCAAATTTAATGTGTGGTTTGAAAGAAGATCTTTGTATTCCAAAAATCCCCCGATGA
- the thiS gene encoding sulfur carrier protein ThiS has protein sequence MELIINGENKSFSKSLSIQEILDSLGIESKVVAVALNSMVVKKQDWSNTFAQDGDKIEFLQFMGGGKN, from the coding sequence ATGGAACTGATTATCAATGGTGAAAACAAAAGCTTTTCCAAATCCCTTAGCATTCAAGAGATTCTGGATTCTTTAGGCATTGAATCTAAAGTAGTTGCGGTTGCTTTAAATTCAATGGTCGTAAAAAAACAAGATTGGAGCAATACTTTTGCTCAAGACGGAGACAAAATAGAATTCTTGCAGTTTATGGGTGGTGGCAAGAACTGA
- the glmU gene encoding bifunctional UDP-N-acetylglucosamine diphosphorylase/glucosamine-1-phosphate N-acetyltransferase GlmU, whose protein sequence is MSVSVIILAAGAGTRMRSSLPKVLHKICGQEMLSYSVQEALKISEDIHIILFFQHEKIRQHIECSFQDHLHKIFFHIQNHSKYPGTGGALMQNEQQKLIPLKHDQILILNGDMPLITKEELERFIGFKNPVALGVFELENPTGYGRVIIKDNQVKQIIEEKDATPPIKAIRTLNAGVYAFDKKFLETYLPKLTNTNAQKEYYLTDLIDLATKNKLEILPIFVNPKNFMGVNSKSELSKAQDIMLERLRNKAMDQGVIIHLPQTLYLEPSVTFEGECEIQPGVCISGKTKIINSLIKAYSVIESSVIEHSDIGPMAHIRPGCEISQSHIGNFVELKASKIKGAKAGHLSYLGDCEIGEGSNIGAGVITCNYDGKAKHKTLIGKNVFIGSDTQLVAPLEIESNVLIGSGTTMTKNAKEGDLVISRVRQENKNGGFYRFFNPNKK, encoded by the coding sequence ATGTCTGTTTCAGTCATCATTTTAGCAGCAGGTGCAGGGACAAGAATGCGCTCTTCCCTCCCAAAAGTTCTCCATAAAATCTGCGGTCAAGAAATGCTTTCTTATTCTGTGCAAGAAGCCCTGAAAATAAGTGAAGACATTCATATTATTTTATTTTTTCAACACGAAAAAATTAGGCAACACATAGAATGCAGTTTTCAAGACCACCTGCACAAAATCTTCTTTCACATTCAAAACCATTCTAAGTATCCTGGAACTGGAGGGGCTTTGATGCAAAATGAGCAACAAAAATTAATCCCTCTCAAACACGATCAAATCTTAATCCTCAATGGCGATATGCCCCTTATCACTAAAGAAGAATTAGAACGCTTCATTGGTTTTAAAAATCCTGTAGCACTGGGGGTATTTGAGCTTGAAAATCCAACTGGTTACGGACGCGTTATCATCAAAGACAACCAAGTCAAACAAATCATCGAAGAAAAAGATGCTACCCCTCCTATCAAAGCGATAAGAACACTCAATGCAGGTGTGTATGCATTTGATAAAAAATTCTTGGAAACCTACCTCCCAAAACTTACAAATACCAACGCTCAAAAAGAATACTACCTGACAGATCTGATTGATTTGGCAACTAAAAATAAGCTTGAGATCCTTCCGATTTTTGTAAATCCCAAAAATTTTATGGGCGTGAATTCAAAATCAGAACTTTCAAAAGCTCAAGACATAATGCTTGAGCGACTCAGGAACAAAGCAATGGATCAAGGCGTAATCATCCATTTGCCTCAAACTCTCTATTTAGAACCCAGTGTCACTTTTGAGGGGGAATGTGAAATACAGCCTGGAGTGTGTATCAGCGGGAAAACAAAAATTATCAATTCACTCATCAAGGCCTACAGTGTGATTGAAAGCAGTGTGATTGAACATTCTGACATCGGACCTATGGCTCATATCCGCCCCGGTTGCGAAATTTCTCAAAGCCATATCGGGAATTTCGTAGAACTTAAAGCAAGCAAAATCAAAGGTGCAAAAGCAGGACATTTAAGCTATTTAGGAGATTGTGAAATCGGAGAGGGGAGCAATATAGGAGCAGGAGTGATTACTTGCAATTATGATGGTAAAGCCAAACATAAAACCTTGATTGGAAAAAATGTCTTTATCGGTAGTGACACACAGCTTGTAGCACCTCTTGAAATAGAATCCAACGTATTAATCGGAAGCGGTACCACAATGACAAAAAATGCCAAAGAAGGGGATTTGGTCATTTCTAGGGTCCGACAAGAAAATAAAAATGGAGGATTTTACAGATTTTTCAATCCAAACAAAAAATAA
- the fliP gene encoding flagellar type III secretion system pore protein FliP (The bacterial flagellar biogenesis protein FliP forms a type III secretion system (T3SS)-type pore required for flagellar assembly.), with amino-acid sequence MFCGISFGYGAETTIPTVNLSLSAPSSPKQLVTTLNIVVILTFLVLAPSLVLVMTSFTRLIIVFSFLRTALGTQQSPPTQILVSLALVLTFFIMEPVAKQGYNAGIKPYMDNKISYDVAFEKTIAPFKEFMMKNTREKDLALFFRIRNLPNPQNIEDVPLSVLVPAFMISELKTAFQIGFLLYLPFLVIDMVVSSILMAMGMMMLPPVMISLPFKILIFVLVDGFNLLIGNLVASFK; translated from the coding sequence ATGTTTTGCGGGATCAGTTTTGGTTATGGGGCTGAAACTACGATACCCACGGTTAATCTCTCTCTTTCGGCTCCTTCAAGCCCTAAACAGCTTGTTACCACGCTCAATATCGTCGTTATTTTGACTTTTTTGGTGCTTGCTCCGTCTTTGGTGCTTGTGATGACGAGTTTTACACGCTTGATTATTGTTTTTTCATTTTTGCGAACAGCCTTAGGAACCCAGCAATCTCCACCCACACAAATTCTTGTTTCTTTAGCATTGGTGCTGACTTTTTTTATTATGGAACCTGTAGCCAAACAGGGTTATAATGCAGGTATCAAGCCTTATATGGACAATAAGATTTCTTATGATGTTGCATTTGAAAAAACGATTGCCCCTTTCAAAGAATTTATGATGAAAAATACGCGTGAAAAGGATTTAGCGCTTTTTTTTAGGATACGCAATCTTCCTAATCCTCAAAACATTGAGGATGTGCCTTTAAGTGTGCTTGTTCCTGCATTTATGATCAGTGAGCTTAAGACGGCTTTTCAGATAGGTTTTTTACTTTACCTTCCTTTTTTAGTTATTGATATGGTTGTAAGTTCGATTTTGATGGCAATGGGAATGATGATGTTGCCTCCAGTGATGATTTCTTTACCCTTTAAAATATTAATTTTTGTATTGGTGGATGGATTCAATCTGCTTATAGGGAATTTGGTGGCAAGCTTTAAATAA
- a CDS encoding FtsW/RodA/SpoVE family cell cycle protein yields the protein MMIDRRILTHFDFLLLFLIFPIIAVSFFLINEANEILSIKQAIYIAAGFFLFWIIFFIPFRNLSKSISIFYWFCIILLVIVDIYGTAKLGAQRWIIIPGTGISLQPSEPVKVAILLMLANLICHNPPPKNGYGWKDFLKISFYIILPFLLILKQPDLGTALVVVIMGFGILFLIGVNYKIWLSILIIVLVASPLIYKSLHDYQRKRIHDFIAEKPSYHIRQSVITIGSGGLFGKSKEKSTQTQLKFLPIATSDFIFAYYVERFGFVGAIILLGFYIGLILHILSFSFINSRDYQLRVMSSGIAILIFVYMAVNIGMTIGLAPVVGVPLPMFSYGGSSFITFIVLFGILENLLAFRFNFEYNSNPFKNINKKGPLAQLVRALGS from the coding sequence ATGATGATCGACAGGCGGATTTTAACACACTTTGATTTCCTGTTGCTTTTTCTTATCTTCCCTATCATTGCTGTATCGTTTTTTCTCATCAATGAAGCTAACGAAATATTGAGCATCAAACAAGCAATCTATATTGCAGCAGGTTTTTTTCTCTTTTGGATCATCTTTTTTATCCCTTTTAGAAATCTCAGTAAAAGTATCAGTATTTTTTATTGGTTTTGTATCATTTTACTCGTGATTGTAGATATTTATGGGACTGCCAAGCTTGGGGCCCAACGTTGGATTATAATCCCTGGTACTGGAATATCACTGCAACCAAGCGAACCTGTCAAAGTAGCCATCTTGCTAATGCTTGCCAACCTTATCTGCCACAATCCTCCTCCAAAAAACGGCTATGGTTGGAAAGATTTTCTTAAAATCAGCTTTTATATCATCCTGCCATTTCTCCTCATCCTCAAGCAACCCGACCTTGGAACTGCTTTGGTCGTTGTAATAATGGGCTTTGGAATCTTGTTTTTAATAGGGGTGAATTACAAAATCTGGCTTTCAATACTCATCATTGTTTTGGTAGCTTCCCCACTGATTTACAAATCCTTGCACGATTATCAGCGCAAACGAATCCACGATTTTATCGCTGAAAAACCGAGTTATCACATTAGACAGTCTGTTATTACAATTGGTTCAGGCGGTTTGTTTGGAAAATCTAAAGAAAAATCCACGCAAACACAACTCAAATTCCTACCCATTGCCACAAGCGATTTTATATTTGCTTATTATGTCGAACGATTCGGCTTTGTAGGAGCAATCATTCTGCTGGGTTTTTATATAGGTCTCATTTTACATATTCTGTCATTTTCTTTCATCAATTCAAGGGATTATCAATTGCGGGTTATGTCAAGCGGGATTGCTATTTTAATCTTTGTTTATATGGCAGTTAATATTGGAATGACAATAGGTCTTGCACCTGTAGTAGGCGTTCCTTTACCAATGTTCAGTTACGGCGGGAGCAGCTTTATAACTTTCATTGTATTGTTTGGTATCCTTGAAAATTTGCTTGCCTTTAGGTTTAATTTTGAGTATAATTCCAACCCTTTTAAGAATATAAATAAAAAAGGACCCTTAGCTCAGCTGGTTAGAGCGCTCGGCTCATAA
- a CDS encoding RluA family pseudouridine synthase, which produces MKKVFRLEESYKRLDTFLSQELGISKNQVVHLIKNSLIFLNESVCKKGGQRLKIGDKLSVLEPDIAPYETPLEVEMDVRLIYEDEDILLLNKPPRIVVHSAPSVKELTLVDWLKYKGFSLSNLSGQERYGIIHRLDKETSGAILVAKNNFAHAKLSAQLKNREMGRYYLAVLQGEISKQITIECQMGRNPKNRLKMANLDGFRQKISASRYSKSQFIPLLKSKDGKFSLIAAKLYTGRTHQIRVHLESISRHIVGDKLYGCKDNLNVRMMLHAYLIYFLHPRTEQKMFFKVPVFDDMLEFLHKNFDEAGLNEATHEDHILSCFDAF; this is translated from the coding sequence ATGAAAAAAGTCTTTCGCCTTGAAGAGTCTTATAAGCGTTTGGATACATTTTTGTCCCAAGAACTTGGGATTTCTAAAAACCAAGTTGTTCATTTGATAAAAAATTCTTTGATTTTTTTAAACGAATCTGTTTGCAAGAAAGGAGGACAAAGGCTTAAAATCGGAGATAAATTGAGCGTTCTTGAACCTGATATAGCCCCTTATGAAACTCCTTTAGAAGTGGAAATGGATGTGCGTCTTATTTATGAAGACGAAGATATTTTGCTTTTAAACAAACCTCCAAGAATTGTTGTTCATAGTGCTCCAAGCGTAAAGGAATTGACCTTGGTGGATTGGCTGAAATATAAGGGTTTTTCGCTTTCAAACCTGAGTGGTCAAGAACGTTATGGGATTATTCACAGGCTTGATAAGGAAACCAGCGGAGCTATTTTGGTCGCTAAAAATAATTTTGCTCACGCTAAACTTTCTGCACAGCTTAAAAACAGAGAAATGGGAAGGTATTATTTAGCAGTTTTGCAAGGAGAGATTTCTAAGCAAATTACCATTGAGTGTCAGATGGGCAGAAATCCAAAGAATCGTTTGAAGATGGCAAATCTTGATGGGTTTAGGCAAAAAATATCGGCTTCTAGATATTCTAAAAGTCAATTTATTCCCTTGCTTAAAAGTAAGGATGGTAAATTTAGCCTCATTGCAGCGAAGCTTTATACGGGCAGAACACATCAAATTCGGGTACATTTAGAAAGTATTTCTAGACATATTGTTGGTGATAAGCTTTATGGTTGCAAGGATAATCTGAATGTCCGAATGATGCTCCACGCTTATTTGATTTATTTTTTACATCCAAGAACAGAGCAAAAAATGTTTTTTAAAGTTCCTGTTTTTGATGATATGTTAGAATTTTTGCATAAAAATTTTGATGAGGCAGGTTTGAATGAGGCTACGCACGAGGATCACATCCTTAGCTGTTTTGATGCTTTTTAG